The Scyliorhinus torazame isolate Kashiwa2021f chromosome 22, sScyTor2.1, whole genome shotgun sequence DNA segment CGCTCTGGGCAGGGGGCGCGCGCTCTGGGCAGGGGGCGCGCGCTCTGGGCAGGGGGCGCGCGCTCTGGGCAGATTGAGGTTGCAGCCATGGTGCTGGGAGTGTGGTGCGTTCTTCGGGCTTTACTTCTCCAAATGGGTTTCTAAAAATTTCCTGCAGGTCGAATCttgtattgttttttaaaaataaatgtcaagaccccaattaatttttttccattaaggagcaatttagcatggccaatccacctaccctgcatatctctgtgttgtgggggtgaaacccacgcaaacatggggagaatgtgcaaactccacacggacagtgacccagagccgggatcgaacctgggacctcggcgctgtgaggcattaggacgaacccactgcgccaccgtgctgcctgtcattGTTTTTAAACAAACAAGAAAAACTGTGCATATGTTTTATCCCCTTCAAAACAAAGATGGTCAAATCTTGCTGCCTGTTTAAACGCTTCTCCTTTCCTTGCAGAACTAGACTgtagaaacaaaaagaaaagatgAAAGTCGACAGAACGAAGCTGAAGAAAACACCAACTGAAGCGGTGAGTTTGGAAGTTTAAGGAAACCCCTCACTCGGAATTAAGTAACGGACTGTGTTTCGAGCCACTGGCCACCGTACGGTCTGCGAGCGTGCTAAGACTAGGAGCGGGAGTTGGACCACTCAGCCCCTTGACCCTGCCGTTCAGTTAGATCGTGACTGACCGGCCCGTCAGTGCCCTTTCCCCAGCTTTATCTTTGTGCCCTTTTATAAGGGGCACTTCAGAAACTCCTCCGTACATCCAGCGTCGCTGGGGCAGCACCTCCTGCAGCTTGTGCCACCGAGAAGGTGGAAGTGTTTACCCCAGGAGGGTTGTGGATATTTAGTCGTTGATTGATGCATGTTgttttgttttaatttagagtacccaattaattttttccaattaaggggcaagttagcatgaccaatccacccatcctgcacatctttgggttgtgggggcgaagcccacgcaaacatggggagactgtgcaaactccacacggtcagtgatccagagccaggattgaacctgggacctcggcgctgtgaggcagctgtgctaactaaccactgccactgtgctaccccaatTGATGCATGTTTAGGTGGTAAGGGAATCCAAGGAGGAGACAGAAAGTGCCTCTTTCGCCTGCAGCAGCACAAGAttaaggagcagaaggaggccatttggccccttaagCGTGCTGCACCTTTCAGTAAGATCGTGGCAAATCCGATTGTGGTCTGAACTCTGCatttcccataacccttgactccccttGCTGGAAGGTAGGGGGAAGATTCCACAGACTCGCCACCCTtggagaaaataaattcctcctcgtctccatCTTCAATTGGagaccccttattctcaaactgtgcgccccccaccccccattaggGGGAAACCTGCTCTCAGTATCCACCCCCAAACCTTCAGAATCTGATAAGTTTCAagttgatcacctctcattctttgaaactccaatgggtacaaacCCCCTTCATCTCAGGAATCGGTCCAGTGAACCTGTTCTGAACTGCTTCAAAAAGCCTCGATGGGACTGGAAATAATGGGGTTTTGCAAAACATTTTCACACTCTTCGGAAGATAATGGTGCAGCAGTACTTAATTCCATAGGCAACACCAGCTCTGCTTAAATTTGTACAATTCAACTGTTTGTTGTGGCAATAAAAGACTGCAAACAAGTGGGTAAACTGTACCATAAATTTCCCTTGTGCACCACTCCAGTTTTCCACACCATCAACTTTACTTTCCCCTCTCAACCCTTCCGACTCCCCTTTAGCTGTTCCTTCACATTGTGCGTTTTAACAGCCACAGGGCCAGGTAATTGCTCTCGAGTACCGACTCCCACTGTCTCAAGACCTACCTGTTGTTTTCCAACTAAAGTGGCTGGTGGGTTTGGGCAAATTCTCCTGCGAGAAACCCTTTTGAGGCACGCCGTGCGCGGCATTTGCTGGAGGTGCCCCCTGCCGAACATATGCACTTCCTACTGTGGCTTGCCTCTTGATCAAGGGCCATTTCTCCACCCGATAGATGCTGCTGCAGCCCCCGCGGTGCTTCTGTGCTGAGGGCAATCCGCATCATGTGGTGGCTGCTGCGAGATGACATGGAATTCCCCCTCTCCTCGCTTTCCCGACTGAGGCTCTTGCCTGGAATCCCCGCTCTTGTAAAATGTGACTGTTAACTTGATGACCAGGATTCAGGGATTCCACCCCTGGGGCACTAAGTCTGTAAAATAGTGCTATTGATTTTTTTTTGGTTTAATGTTTGACTGCAAGGTCTGTATCATAAATATCTGCCTGGAGTAGAGCGTATGCGTCTTCATTCCTTGTGGTCTGTTTTAAATGTGGTTTCCTCTCTCTACCTTCTCCCCCTGCTGTATTATTCATGTTTGTAATGAATGGCCGTCTTTGTATCTGGTCTCTCCCCCCCGCCACCGCCGCCAACTAAGCCAAGTCCTTCAGGACTGATGTTGCTGGTtctcggatcgaacccgggtcctcggcactgtgactcATTGTGTTTTTTAACAATCTGGTAGTTTCATACGCACCATTTCTGAGACCAGTCTTTAATTCTAGATTCAATTAAATTGCAATTTCTCTGCTGCGGTGGGTTTTGAACTCGTGTCTTCAGAGCGTGACTCCAGgctcctggattactagtccagtaaaatTGCCACTATGTCACTGTTCCTTGAATTCAAGTAAAACTGTTCTAAGATTGTTGCAGAGATTTTTTGGGGGATCTATTTTTCTTTGCACAGTGAGTTGGCTTCATTGCTGACATGCATGCATCGCAAACCTTGGCAGGGAATCTTAGATTATCCGTGTTTTGTTTTCGGATTGGTTGGCATGGCGATTTCCCCGAACATCCCCTACATGGCATTTAGTTTGGGCTAAGCCGAGATGAGCTTGGAATTTTCAGTACTGGTATTTTAACTCCTTTGTGGCTGcgattccagtccttgatctgcaaTGGCAGATGTGGCCTGCATCTAAGGTACACCAAGGTTCACTGAATGAAtacaaaagcaaattgctgcggatgctggaatctgaaacaaattcagaaaatgctggaaattcagcaggtctgacagcatctgtggagaaagaacggggctaacatttcgagtctggatgactctgtcagagATTTTGTTTTCGTTCACCAAACGAATACCTGGGATGGAAGGATTGTCCTGTGGGGAAAGGTTAAGTGGACTTGGGCCTTTATTCTCTGGAGCTCAGaacagaatgagaggtgatctaattaaaccgtacaaaattcttacagggttcGACAGGATAGATGGCTGGTGGGGTCAAGAACCAAGGGTCTCAGAAAAAGCGGCAGGCCATTTAGGCCTGAGATGAGGAAGCATGTCTCCTTTGAGggtggtgaatgtttggaattcacaGACCAGGAGGCTATGGAGCCTCAGACACGGCGTGTGTTCAAGACTCAGATTGAAAGATTTCAAgatatcaaggggtatgggggcTGTGCAAGAAAGTAGTGTAAtgttgatgtggaagatcagccattgaatggcagagcaggctcgaaagacTGAATGGACTACCCCCAGCCTCCTatttctcacactctttcaaaggtGGTTTTGGTTAACCTGTCCTTGTTGCATGGAAACATCATGGGTTGCTGAACTCCTGAATTGCgcgctccccccccctctccaaaaaAGCCACAGTGCGAGCCTTTGAGTCGGAGGCTCAACTTGCGACAAGGTGGGTCTCTGCCTGGCAGGCAGTGATGACAAAGCAAACCTCTCATCATACTGCAAAGTGTTTTGCGGCCTCTAGAAGTGTGATCACATCCGATGTCGGAAAGCACGGCAtccaatttataaaaataaaaaaagtttgcatacccaattcattttttccaattgaggggcaatttagcgtgaccaatccacctaccatgcacatttttTTAGGATGTGGggacgaagcccacgcaaacatggggagaatgtacaaactccacacggatagtgacccagagccgggatcgaacctgggacctcggcgtcatgaggcaacagtgctacggcATCCAATTTTGACACAGCGAGGTTCCTCAAATAAGTAGCCAGATAAGTTATGGGACCAAGTGTTTCCATGGGATAAATATCGACTCGGTTGTTTAATCTTTCATCCGCGAGGTGTCATCTGTGGCCACCGCAGCACTCCCTCGGGCGGCTCAAATCCCTGGAGGGTTCTCCTCCTTTTGAGTGAATTGCTGTACATGAAACTGAGGCTCACAGTTTTTTCATAAAGTGTCCatttatcactgacagacacttgtCAGTGACACTGGATTGAATGCTTTCCATGTGGGGAAGCCTGTGAGTTTTTATTGCAGTTGCTTTGGCCAGCCAATCTGCGGTGAGAGTCCAAGATTGACAGATATGCTGGTAAATATTTAAGCCAGTGAGGTTTTGGTGTGTTCAGACAGTGCTCACGTGCCGGTACTTTTAAAGTAGAAGAATTACTTCCTGTCAGATTAGGCCCCAGTTCCGTTCAAGTTGATTTCCTTATTGAGATAatttttttgaaaagaaaatgCAGCCAGAATTTGTCCCAAGCTGAGGCAACTGTCCTTTGCAATCCTCTACAGCCTGCCGACTGCCGAGCTCTGATTGATAAGCTGAAGGCCTGcaatgacgaacagctcctcacagAACTTCAGCAGATCAAGACATGGAATATTGGAAAGGTAGGTGTTGCAGCCATTGTGTGTGTGAGACTTTGAAATATGTcaggtgttccttcactgtcgctgggtcaaaaccctggaactcgctccctaactgcaccgtgggtgtacctacaccacacggggactgcaGTGGGTTCAAGAAGGCGGTCATCCACCACTTTCTCGAGGAGAGCTTCCACATCTCCAGAAATAATAAAAGAGAGGTCTTTTACTGCTGACAACTGGTTAATTTGATTTTTGCCCTCTTATTCCCTCCACATGCTATCTTTTTCATTCACTTATGATCTGTTTTTCCTACCCTTTCCCAGTTTAAGTCTGGGCACTTCTGTAGTCGTCAGCTATGTAGAATTTGCAGCACATCAATGGGCCCAACATGCTGGTGTTTATGGTCCACACAAGCTTCCTCCTACTCTGCTTCATCTCAACCCATCCATGTATCCTTTTGTCCCTATCCCTCACTTAAATCACTTGATTTAACATTTAAGGGAAGCTATTTGCAGCCTCCAGTCCCTGTTCTGTGGAGTTCCACGTTCTCGTCATTGGCTTGTTTTTTAAATAATTCCTCTGAGGTCCCTGTTGGATTTGCTAGTGTTTTCCCCCTTGGGTTCATTGCCTTTAGTTCTGCATTTTCCCTATCTGACCTGATCTAAAGAGAGAAAACCAAGTCCGAAACTCGCATTGTTTCCCCATACTCCTGAATCTGTAATGGTGGCTGGCCTCACACTTCAATGTGGATGTCTTTCTGCTGCAACACATTAGCCCATCTGTATTTGATACTTGCTTTTAGCTTTGTACCCTCAAAGGTTGTCTCCTCTTCTCGTACTTTGAGAGAGGTGAGGTGGAAAGGGAAATTGGCCCGTGTTGCTGTGGAACACGATTGGGATCTTTTTAAAGGTGCAGAATACGTGATTGTGCTGAGAGACTGCTTCCACGGTTCAGAAGTCTCCTGTTGATCTGTATTTTTTTAAACATACGGTCGcacagaaggtgaccattcggcccattgtgtctgccccAGCTGAGCAAGAGATATCCGGCCTGATTCCATTTTTCAGCTGTCTGCAGGCTTGTAGGTTTATGACGCTTCATCCGAGTACAATTTAAATACCATGAGGGTTTCTGCCTGGACAGTAGATGCTACGGAGTTCACATTCTGTGGTCCCCTTTGCTCAGGAAAACCAAAATGCCAGAGGCCTTGGATTTGTCAAAAAACGGACTTTCACATTCAAAGCAAAAGGACGAgttaatttatttttaaacttgTTAAACTGGTTTCACGAATTGTCGACCTGGAGATGTTTTGTTTATTGGACGGACGGAAGGAGTAAGGTTGGcactttgtgtgcatttttgtctgGGATTGTTGCTCCATTTCTACACTCCTGCTGtttcctctcttccccctctcagtGCGAGCTGTACCACTGGGTGGACCTGCTGGACCGGTTCGATGGAATTTTGGCAGACGCTGGGCAGACTGTGGAAACCATGTCCTGGATGTTGGTGTGCGACAGGCCAGAAAACGAGCAGCTCAAAGCCCTCCTGCTGGCTGTCTTAAACTTCACGGCCCTGCTCATTGAGTACAGCTTCTCACGGCATCTGTACAGTTCCATCGAGGTGAGTACTCTGGGTACACTGCCGCCGCCAAGACTGAAACCGCATTCTAGAATATGAACAGAATGTGCTTAACTCCTCGCTCTTTCTTTGCAGCATCTGACTACTTTGTTAGCATCATGTGATATGCAAGTGGTGCTGGCTGTGCTAAACCTGCTGTATGTGTTCAGCAAAAGATCCAATTATATCACTCGACTTGGATCGGATAAGAGGACTCCATTGTTGTCGAGACTACAGCACTTAGCAGAGGTATGTTGCAAGCAACTTTcccttccctcgctccctcccctcttcccctcccttcctcccctccttccttccccttTTCCCCTCCTCCCTTTCGCCCTTCCCTCTCGATGTTTCCTGAACAGAAAGTGGGTTGTCCTCACCACCTCAAGCTGTTGGAGAAATTGTTTCTTGTGACCGCAAAGCTGAGATCAGCCGGAGGACGCAATCCGTGCAATTGTATGGGGGCCCCCATTTAAATGTTTTGTATTTTGAAGCTCGGTCAGCCGTCAAGATGCACGTCTGGATAAGGTGGACGTCTGGGTGACTAGTAACAACCCTGTAGGGAAAGGGCATGAAGTCAGACTTGGCAGAGACCGCACAGCTGAGATATAGGAACTTGCAGATAGGATGCTGGTATACGTTTGAAATAAtctggttgtttggggggggggggggtggatggtgggacggtgggagagagagagagagaggggagaatccaaaaattctttcatgggatgggggccacggttacactgctgcctcacaatgcacagaactctggttcaattccagccttggatgactgtctgtgcagtTAGTGCCATTCCATAGGGgcacaaccacattactgtgggcccggagtcatgtgtaggccagactgggtaaggatggcagatttccttccccaaaggacattaatgaaccagatgtttttttaagaCAATTGATTTTTtttgaagtacccaattaatttttttttccaattaaggggcaatttagcgtggcaattccacctaccctgcacgtctttgggttgtggggtgagacccacacagacacggggagaatttgccgattccacatggacagtgacctggggccgggatcaaacccgggccctcggcgccgtgaggcagcagtgctaaccaatgcaccaactTGCTGCCCCTTTTAAGACCATTGATGATGGTTTCAGGGGTCACGGTTACTGAGACCAGCTTCGTAATTccggatttattcattgaatttaaattctgccagatgccatggtgggatttgctcCCGCGACTCCAGAGCATTAGATTGGGCCTCTGATTACTAGCCCGCTACGCCACCATCATGTTATACATTTCAAGAAGGTGGCCCAGATTGATGCCTCTGTGCATTACTGGCGGCAGTGGTGCAGTGTCACGCATGCTGCTCGCCACCCGTTGGTACTTTGCCGTCTGGCAGACTGCCTGAGCAAATTGGTAGGCGAAGAATTCCAGACGTGAACCATGGGACAATGGCGACTCAATGGCCCAGCTCTACACATCTAGCTCTGGTGGTCCTCACCAGAGGGGGAGGTGGTCTCTCTACCCGGTCAAATCCTTTTTCATCATTCAAGGCACTTTGTTTAGATCATCCCTCAGTTCAAGGGTGGAACccaggatttattttttaatctgtatCATGTTTAGCGGCCCCCTGGATTAACGTGACTGAGCCATTGAGGAGCAAGATTTTACTTGAGGTTGAGCTTTTccattaaaaaacaaaa contains these protein-coding regions:
- the LOC140399431 gene encoding E3 ubiquitin-protein ligase HUWE1-like; this translates as MKVDRTKLKKTPTEAPADCRALIDKLKACNDEQLLTELQQIKTWNIGKCELYHWVDLLDRFDGILADAGQTVETMSWMLVCDRPENEQLKALLLAVLNFTALLIEYSFSRHLYSSIEHLTTLLASCDMQVVLAVLNLLYVFSKRSNYITRLGSDKRTPLLSRLQHLAESWGGKENGFGLAECCRDLQMSKYPPSATTLHFEFYAEPSAEVKLDKKATANNTLHYIHIEQLDKISESPSEIMESLTKMYSIPKDKQMLLFTHIRLAHGFSNHKKRLQAVQARLHAISI